The following proteins are encoded in a genomic region of Tenacibaculum sp. 190524A05c:
- a CDS encoding helix-turn-helix transcriptional regulator, translated as MQHFKTLSSYFNYLGLPRPEHPMFSVFNSKGEDYLPCPRESSPPITNDCYTISFKKFIEGDLNYGRTKYDFTNGVLFFIAPRQVLQWDSSAVFEQKGFSLNFHEDFLKGTELAQRIKKYGFFSYSTNEALHLSPREEKQLESIIDNIEIEYQNNQDAFSKEIIISQLDTLLKYANRFYERQFINRKELSNDLLEQFKIYLSDYFESGQLEENGIPSIEQIANQMSVSKRYLSDTLKKETGKTTTEHLQLHLIDVAKNNLLQPNKTISQVAYELGFEYPPYFSRLFKKKEGISPKEYRKKYKLN; from the coding sequence ATGCAACATTTTAAAACATTGTCCTCTTATTTTAATTATTTGGGTTTACCTCGTCCAGAACATCCAATGTTCAGCGTATTTAATTCAAAAGGAGAAGATTATTTACCTTGCCCGAGAGAAAGTTCTCCTCCAATTACTAATGATTGCTATACTATAAGTTTTAAAAAATTTATTGAAGGTGATTTAAACTATGGACGAACAAAATATGATTTCACAAACGGTGTACTTTTCTTTATTGCTCCAAGGCAAGTTTTACAATGGGATAGCAGTGCTGTTTTTGAACAAAAGGGATTTTCATTAAACTTTCATGAGGATTTTTTAAAGGGAACTGAGTTGGCTCAAAGAATTAAGAAATATGGATTCTTTTCATATTCAACTAATGAAGCTCTTCATCTCTCTCCAAGAGAAGAAAAACAATTGGAATCTATTATAGATAATATAGAAATTGAATATCAAAATAATCAAGATGCCTTTAGCAAAGAAATAATTATTTCTCAATTAGATACTTTATTAAAATATGCCAATCGTTTTTACGAACGTCAATTTATAAACAGGAAAGAACTTTCTAATGATTTACTAGAACAATTCAAAATTTATCTATCAGACTATTTTGAATCAGGACAATTGGAAGAGAATGGAATTCCGAGCATAGAGCAAATTGCGAATCAAATGTCGGTTTCAAAGCGGTATTTAAGTGATACTTTAAAAAAAGAAACTGGAAAAACGACTACCGAACATTTACAATTACATTTAATTGATGTTGCCAAAAATAATTTGTTGCAACCCAACAAAACCATATCTCAAGTTGCCTACGAATTAGGTTTTGAATATCCTCCATATTTTTCACGATTGTTTAAAAAGAAGGAAGGTATCAGCCCGAAAGAATATAGAAAAAAATATAAACTGAATTAA
- a CDS encoding type II CAAX endopeptidase family protein: MKKFLYFPITKIILGIAICLGVLIGVQNFITKPIIYSLIDSKTIGDTIVNYISVAVLLSTYYYLFKFYEKREITELSKRSILKELIGGFFLGFAILSLVILILYLLGYYQILSFSGFSYFLAPLSFLVIAALLEEVLFRIILYRILENWLGTILALGIISFMFEIPHVLNPNVTFLSVVLGLLFGFAHGIMYTYSKKIWLPFAFHLGWNFAQPFYNSNLSGIDDFSPVFVAKFNGPELLTGSIYGIEDSILSILFLLIICVIFLYLSIRNNKIIQLKSNKNTNYNTDCQIN, encoded by the coding sequence TTGAAAAAATTTCTTTATTTTCCAATTACCAAAATAATTTTAGGTATTGCAATTTGTCTTGGAGTACTTATCGGTGTGCAAAATTTTATAACGAAGCCTATAATTTATAGCTTAATTGATAGTAAAACAATTGGAGATACAATTGTAAATTATATTTCTGTGGCTGTACTACTGTCAACTTATTATTACTTATTTAAGTTTTATGAAAAAAGAGAAATAACGGAACTTTCTAAAAGAAGTATTTTGAAAGAATTAATAGGAGGATTCTTTCTCGGTTTTGCTATTTTATCTTTAGTCATTCTAATTTTATACCTATTAGGATATTATCAAATTCTAAGCTTTTCTGGATTTTCATATTTTCTCGCTCCATTATCATTTTTGGTAATTGCCGCATTACTTGAGGAAGTTTTATTTAGAATAATTTTATATAGAATTTTAGAGAACTGGTTAGGTACAATTCTTGCTTTAGGAATTATATCATTTATGTTTGAAATTCCTCATGTATTAAATCCTAATGTAACTTTTCTTTCAGTAGTTTTAGGTTTACTTTTTGGGTTTGCCCATGGAATAATGTATACATATTCAAAAAAAATCTGGTTGCCATTTGCTTTTCATTTAGGATGGAATTTTGCTCAACCTTTTTACAATTCTAATTTATCTGGAATTGATGATTTCAGTCCTGTTTTTGTTGCAAAATTTAATGGCCCAGAATTACTTACAGGTAGTATTTATGGCATTGAAGACTCAATTTTATCTATTCTTTTTTTACTAATTATTTGTGTTATTTTTCTTTATTTATCTATTAGAAATAATAAGATCATCCAATTAAAATCTAATAAAAACACCAACTACAACACTGACTGTCAAATTAATTAA
- a CDS encoding ExbD/TolR family protein, with product MKNYILLFLLINTLLCSCQNPLKPDTKFLPQLPQKENSNQQYDVSKALKIYVNKNSKLSVNEKQQSFEELKKSVRKYVTENKSESVITISNHPAADYETYVTIQNILREEINSLRTKYVQEKYEIPLDKLTPEQLEEVKLMYPINIIDLE from the coding sequence ATGAAAAACTATATTTTACTTTTTCTATTGATAAATACTCTTTTGTGTTCTTGTCAGAATCCTTTGAAACCAGATACTAAGTTTTTACCGCAGTTACCTCAAAAAGAAAATTCTAATCAACAGTACGATGTAAGCAAAGCACTTAAAATTTATGTAAATAAAAATAGTAAGCTTTCCGTGAATGAAAAACAACAAAGTTTTGAAGAGTTGAAAAAAAGTGTCAGAAAGTATGTTACCGAAAATAAATCGGAATCAGTAATTACGATTTCAAATCACCCAGCTGCTGACTATGAAACTTATGTTACGATTCAAAACATACTTAGAGAAGAAATTAATTCTCTAAGAACAAAATATGTTCAGGAAAAGTATGAGATTCCATTAGATAAATTAACTCCCGAGCAACTAGAAGAAGTTAAGTTGATGTACCCAATCAACATTATAGATTTAGAATAA
- a CDS encoding GNAT family N-acetyltransferase: MHQKIDTIDKSEYQQVVDLWESSVRATHNFLKEEDIQYFKPLILNTYLDAVELRCIRNNEKKIIGFLGVAEQNLEMLFIDPEYRGKKIGKNLLNYSITNLNVTKVDVNEQNEQAVGFYKYCGFEVIDRSELDSTGKPYPILHMELKK; encoded by the coding sequence ATGCATCAAAAAATAGACACAATAGATAAAAGTGAATATCAACAAGTAGTAGATCTTTGGGAATCTTCAGTAAGAGCGACTCACAACTTTTTAAAGGAAGAGGATATCCAATATTTTAAACCTCTAATTTTAAATACATACTTAGATGCAGTTGAATTAAGATGCATAAGAAACAATGAGAAGAAAATAATTGGCTTTCTTGGTGTAGCTGAACAAAATTTAGAAATGCTTTTTATTGATCCAGAATATCGAGGAAAAAAAATTGGAAAAAACTTGTTGAATTATTCAATTACCAATTTAAATGTTACCAAAGTTGATGTTAATGAGCAAAATGAACAGGCCGTAGGATTTTACAAGTATTGCGGATTTGAAGTAATTGATCGTTCTGAATTGGACTCCACAGGAAAACCTTATCCAATATTACACATGGAATTGAAAAAATAA
- a CDS encoding VPS10 domain-containing protein: protein MIKTFKLHKITKVISLTFVFLTLISTGYAQKNKKSESKKKQDKSSIYNGLKFRSIGPALMSGRIADIVIHPDNENVWYVAVGSGGVWKTENAGTTWNSIFDGQVSYSIGCLTLDPQNPEIVWVGTGENNGGRHIGYGDGIYKSEDGGKSWKNMGLKKSEHLSKIIIHPKNSNIMWVASQGPLWSKGGERGVYKSLDGGKTWNRTLGDAEWVGATDLLIDPRNPDVLYAATWQRQRTVAGYLGGGPGTAIHKSIDGGTTWTKLSKGLPGSNMGKIGLAISPQQPDVIYAAIELDRRTGGVYKSENKGGSWKKMSDAVSGGTGPHYYQELYASPHKFDHLYLANNYMLESFDGGKTFTQMNESEKHVDNHAVAFKKDDPNYILVGCDGGLYESFDRTKNWKFIDNLPITQFYKIAVDDAEPFYYVYGGTQDNSTQGAPSRTDNVHGIRNSDWFIVLGGDGHQPATEPGNPNIMYAQWQQGNLNRHDRLTGENVYIKPQPELGEKSERYNWDAPILVSPHNPKRIYHASQRVWKSDDRGDSWQVISPDLTNNIERIQTPFYGTKQKWDNAWDIYAMSSYSTITSLSESPQQEGLIYAGTDDGIIQVTENGGNSWRKVDFSKIKGLPETAFVNDIKADAFDANVVYAVFDNHKFGDYQPYLFKSSDKGRTWKSIANNLPDRTLVWRIVQDHVNRNLMFLGTEYGVYFTIDSGANWMKLKSGLPNISVRDLAIQKRENDLIAGTFGRGIFILDDYSSLRTINPDQEAQLFQPRDGKWYMERNTLGRGRKASQGDNFFVADNPPFGVEFTYYVKNNYKSRAAQRAAAEKKASKNKGIVGVPEWSVLEEEKKELKPKLWLFIYDNGNNIVKRISVKNAKGTGRVSWDLSTDPMYTISANNYKRGGRGYMVKPGSYTAQLFKQIDGKYSSMGEKVTFNVKSTTKGALNGNTPEKVVEHWKTMSDLSTKVSDLGTSVGDTKNNINVMLKAYDRAQKTDENLHAELLKLRNQILDLEQQFGGSKVRSEVGEKNEYPTIWDYMWPASARSSYGPTKAHLKYMSNAQKLYNKMSTDLKLIKSALTPLESQLERIGAPKVKK, encoded by the coding sequence ATGATTAAAACATTTAAACTACACAAGATTACAAAGGTAATTAGCCTCACTTTTGTATTTCTAACTTTGATCTCTACTGGTTATGCACAAAAAAACAAAAAATCAGAGAGCAAGAAAAAACAGGACAAAAGTTCTATTTATAATGGCTTAAAATTTAGAAGTATTGGTCCTGCTTTAATGTCTGGTAGAATTGCAGACATTGTAATTCACCCAGATAACGAAAACGTATGGTATGTAGCTGTTGGTTCTGGTGGAGTTTGGAAAACTGAAAACGCTGGAACAACTTGGAACTCTATTTTTGATGGTCAAGTAAGTTATTCTATCGGTTGTCTTACTCTTGATCCTCAAAACCCAGAAATTGTTTGGGTTGGAACTGGAGAAAACAACGGTGGAAGACATATTGGATATGGTGATGGAATTTATAAAAGCGAAGATGGAGGAAAGTCATGGAAAAACATGGGACTCAAAAAATCTGAACACTTATCAAAAATTATTATCCACCCAAAGAACTCAAACATAATGTGGGTTGCTTCTCAAGGACCACTTTGGAGTAAAGGTGGTGAACGTGGAGTTTACAAATCTTTAGATGGTGGAAAAACTTGGAATCGTACTCTTGGAGATGCTGAATGGGTAGGTGCTACAGATTTACTTATCGATCCTAGAAATCCAGATGTATTATATGCTGCAACTTGGCAACGTCAACGTACAGTTGCGGGTTATTTAGGTGGTGGACCTGGAACTGCAATTCATAAATCAATTGATGGTGGTACAACTTGGACAAAATTAAGTAAAGGTTTACCTGGAAGTAATATGGGGAAAATTGGTTTAGCTATTTCTCCTCAACAACCTGACGTGATTTATGCTGCTATTGAGTTAGACAGAAGAACAGGTGGAGTATATAAAAGTGAAAACAAAGGTGGATCATGGAAAAAAATGAGTGATGCTGTTTCTGGTGGTACTGGTCCGCATTACTACCAAGAATTATATGCTTCTCCTCATAAATTTGATCATTTATATTTAGCAAACAACTACATGTTAGAATCTTTTGATGGTGGAAAAACTTTCACGCAAATGAATGAATCAGAAAAACATGTTGACAATCACGCAGTAGCTTTTAAAAAAGATGATCCTAATTATATTTTAGTTGGATGTGATGGTGGTTTATATGAGAGTTTTGACCGAACTAAAAATTGGAAATTCATTGATAATTTACCAATTACTCAATTCTATAAAATTGCAGTTGATGATGCTGAACCATTCTATTATGTGTATGGTGGAACTCAAGATAACAGTACTCAAGGAGCTCCTTCAAGAACAGATAATGTTCATGGAATTCGTAACTCAGATTGGTTTATTGTATTAGGTGGAGATGGTCATCAGCCAGCTACAGAACCAGGAAACCCTAATATTATGTATGCACAATGGCAACAAGGAAACTTGAATCGTCATGATAGATTAACTGGTGAAAACGTATACATTAAACCTCAACCTGAATTAGGAGAAAAATCAGAACGTTACAATTGGGATGCACCAATTTTAGTTAGTCCTCATAATCCAAAACGAATTTATCATGCTTCTCAACGTGTTTGGAAATCAGACGATCGAGGAGATTCTTGGCAAGTTATTTCTCCTGATTTAACGAATAATATTGAGCGTATTCAAACTCCTTTTTATGGTACAAAACAAAAATGGGATAATGCTTGGGATATTTATGCAATGTCAAGTTATAGTACAATCACTTCATTATCGGAATCACCGCAACAAGAAGGATTAATTTATGCTGGAACTGATGATGGAATTATTCAGGTAACAGAAAACGGAGGAAACTCTTGGAGAAAAGTAGATTTCTCTAAAATTAAAGGATTACCAGAAACTGCTTTTGTAAATGATATTAAAGCTGACGCATTTGATGCAAATGTTGTTTATGCTGTTTTTGACAATCATAAATTTGGTGATTATCAACCATATTTATTCAAAAGTTCAGATAAAGGAAGAACTTGGAAAAGTATTGCAAACAATCTTCCTGATCGCACTTTAGTATGGAGAATTGTTCAAGATCATGTAAATCGTAATTTAATGTTCTTAGGAACTGAATACGGAGTATATTTTACTATTGATAGTGGTGCAAACTGGATGAAATTAAAATCAGGATTACCAAATATTTCTGTTCGTGATTTAGCAATTCAAAAGAGAGAAAACGATTTAATTGCTGGAACTTTCGGTAGAGGGATTTTCATTTTAGACGATTATTCATCTTTACGAACTATTAATCCAGATCAAGAAGCTCAATTATTTCAACCAAGAGATGGTAAATGGTATATGGAACGTAATACCTTAGGAAGAGGGAGAAAAGCTTCTCAAGGAGATAATTTCTTCGTTGCAGATAATCCTCCTTTTGGTGTAGAATTCACCTATTATGTTAAGAATAACTACAAATCAAGAGCAGCTCAACGTGCAGCAGCAGAAAAAAAGGCTTCAAAAAATAAAGGAATTGTAGGAGTTCCAGAATGGTCTGTATTAGAAGAGGAGAAAAAAGAGTTGAAACCAAAATTATGGTTATTCATTTACGATAATGGAAATAACATCGTAAAAAGAATCAGTGTTAAAAATGCTAAAGGAACAGGTAGAGTAAGTTGGGATCTTTCAACTGATCCTATGTATACCATTTCAGCCAACAACTACAAAAGAGGTGGACGTGGATATATGGTAAAACCTGGAAGTTACACTGCGCAACTTTTCAAACAGATTGATGGTAAATATTCAAGTATGGGAGAAAAAGTTACGTTTAATGTTAAGTCTACCACTAAAGGTGCGTTGAATGGAAATACTCCAGAAAAAGTTGTAGAACATTGGAAAACAATGTCTGACTTATCTACAAAAGTTAGCGATTTAGGAACCTCTGTTGGAGACACTAAAAACAACATCAACGTAATGCTTAAAGCTTACGATAGAGCGCAAAAAACAGATGAGAATCTTCATGCTGAGTTATTGAAATTACGTAATCAAATTTTAGATTTAGAACAACAATTTGGAGGAAGTAAAGTTCGTAGTGAAGTTGGTGAAAAGAATGAATATCCGACTATCTGGGATTATATGTGGCCTGCAAGTGCAAGATCTTCTTACGGACCTACAAAAGCTCATTTGAAATATATGAGTAATGCCCAAAAATTATATAATAAAATGTCTACAGATCTAAAGTTAATTAAAAGTGCTTTAACTCCTCTGGAAAGTCAATTAGAACGAATTGGTGCTCCAAAAGTGAAAAAATAA
- a CDS encoding serine hydrolase domain-containing protein, whose protein sequence is MKYIITYLFVVLLFPLLSFGQTHKIDSIIESKLTYTSEKPVHNILIQIQNTRGTKSFHKGINHKGKDSILVSGQEQFKAASSTKLFVATIILQLMEEGKLNLNDKASKFLKNIAFLNFENFHLYNKQKFSSQITIEQLLSHRSGLADIFNDKEEDFFGILLQNPKKTYSPKSIVELYFKFKLNQSAHFKPNEGWHYSDMNYLLLGLIIEQIEQNSLAESIRSRILEPLEMNETYFEFYEKPTSKNNLIHQYVGNLNFSEINTSFDWSGGGLVSSNKDLITFITSLFDLKLISKNSLQKMTDVQYTKEHEYRYGLGMYESKYNGKTYYGHYGFYGTYVGYCPETKTAISYSINQALADFNRHTFVSGILKLIE, encoded by the coding sequence TTGAAATACATAATAACATATCTATTTGTTGTACTACTCTTTCCATTGCTTTCTTTTGGTCAGACTCATAAAATTGATTCGATAATAGAATCAAAGCTTACTTATACTTCTGAAAAACCAGTTCACAACATTTTAATTCAAATTCAAAATACTAGAGGTACAAAAAGTTTTCATAAAGGAATAAATCATAAAGGAAAGGATTCAATTTTAGTTTCAGGGCAAGAACAATTCAAAGCTGCAAGTAGCACAAAACTTTTTGTCGCTACAATTATTCTTCAGCTTATGGAAGAAGGAAAATTGAATTTAAATGACAAAGCATCTAAATTTTTAAAAAATATAGCTTTTCTCAATTTTGAAAATTTTCACCTTTACAATAAACAGAAATTTTCTAGCCAAATAACTATTGAGCAATTACTATCGCATCGTTCAGGATTGGCAGATATTTTTAACGATAAAGAAGAAGATTTTTTTGGCATATTACTACAGAATCCCAAAAAGACCTACTCACCAAAATCCATTGTAGAACTTTACTTTAAATTCAAATTAAATCAATCAGCTCATTTTAAGCCCAATGAAGGATGGCACTATTCTGATATGAATTATCTTTTACTAGGATTAATTATTGAACAAATTGAGCAAAATTCTTTGGCAGAAAGTATTCGATCTCGAATATTAGAGCCTCTTGAAATGAATGAAACCTATTTTGAATTTTATGAAAAGCCAACCTCAAAAAACAACTTGATTCATCAATATGTAGGCAATTTAAATTTCTCAGAAATAAATACTTCTTTTGATTGGTCTGGTGGTGGATTGGTTTCTTCTAATAAAGACTTAATCACTTTTATAACATCACTCTTCGACTTAAAATTAATTAGCAAGAATAGTTTACAGAAAATGACTGATGTTCAATATACAAAAGAACATGAATACAGATATGGCTTAGGAATGTATGAATCAAAATACAATGGAAAAACTTACTATGGTCACTATGGGTTTTATGGAACTTATGTTGGGTATTGTCCAGAAACTAAAACCGCAATTTCATATTCTATAAATCAAGCTTTAGCCGATTTCAACAGACATACTTTTGTTAGTGGAATTCTTAAACTTATAGAATAA
- a CDS encoding carboxylesterase family protein, translating to MMNTKLLVYFLALISLISCSKDDATTIPTDSPDPLVELEFTNSPISLQGANASFSSDIAYDIYDNTKFDIFLPNSDTSTGLVIFIHGGGFTGSDKTFIYNETYENEIVRLLNNNIAVATINYRLIVNGDTEGVIKSLNDSKRALQYIRYIHKELNIDKDKIVLFGSSAGASTAFWLAANDDFAEPNNPDEVLQESTRVKGIALNATQSSLDIEKRWLGDVFVEFGSSLDDIVNTFGESTILNFYGISSMEEYDTPEIELYRQKVDMLSLLSSDDPEIWVTNTGGHNEEPTTTSSFNHHPFHAREIKKFADAVGVANVTTYGNPILFSNANDEDFVDFLIRKINE from the coding sequence ATGATGAACACAAAATTACTAGTTTACTTTTTAGCTTTAATTTCTTTGATTTCATGTAGCAAAGATGATGCGACAACAATCCCAACTGATTCCCCAGATCCGTTAGTAGAATTAGAATTTACAAATTCACCTATTAGTCTTCAAGGAGCAAATGCTTCCTTTTCTTCCGATATTGCTTATGACATCTACGATAATACTAAGTTTGATATTTTTTTACCAAATAGTGACACCTCAACAGGATTAGTCATATTTATTCATGGTGGTGGTTTTACAGGAAGTGATAAAACTTTTATTTACAACGAAACTTATGAAAATGAAATCGTTCGATTATTAAATAACAATATTGCCGTTGCTACTATTAACTATAGACTTATTGTAAACGGAGATACCGAAGGTGTCATTAAAAGTTTAAACGATTCGAAAAGAGCATTACAATACATTCGATACATTCATAAAGAATTAAATATTGATAAAGATAAAATCGTACTTTTTGGTTCATCCGCTGGAGCTTCAACAGCATTCTGGTTAGCTGCAAATGATGATTTCGCTGAACCTAATAATCCGGACGAAGTTCTGCAAGAAAGTACACGAGTTAAAGGTATTGCATTAAATGCAACTCAATCAAGTTTAGATATAGAGAAAAGGTGGTTAGGAGACGTATTTGTGGAATTCGGTTCTTCTTTAGATGATATCGTGAATACGTTCGGAGAATCAACAATCTTAAATTTTTACGGAATCAGTTCTATGGAAGAATATGATACTCCGGAAATTGAATTATATCGACAAAAAGTAGATATGTTATCCTTATTATCTTCTGATGATCCAGAAATTTGGGTGACAAATACTGGCGGACATAATGAAGAACCTACAACTACAAGTAGCTTTAACCATCATCCTTTTCATGCAAGAGAAATAAAAAAGTTTGCAGATGCAGTAGGAGTAGCAAATGTAACTACCTATGGTAATCCGATTTTATTTAGTAATGCTAACGATGAAGATTTTGTAGACTTTTTAATTCGAAAAATTAACGAGTAA
- a CDS encoding SDR family oxidoreductase, translating to MKTNQFGKKGWTPDRIGNLKGKTFVITGTTSGTGFEASKILLSKGGKVVMLNRNAKKSIHTISALKRELGDTIDVTAIQMDLSEQASVKQAAEIVNKSISRIDALICNAAIAQVPERKLTNDGWESQMGVNYYGHFTLQALLFPLIEKSKGRIVTVGSMGYNMGIKTIKFNDLDWDNDYTPNNAYSQSKLAQIMSIYELQNRLEKAGNTNVKAYACHPGASRTSLIKTSGSLFMRFMFFVMKPLTQSAERGAYPQLMCAIEENLNQKEFYGPTGRSNWVGPVGPHKIEPHAKDEVVSKKLWDLSEIETGVKWNF from the coding sequence ATGAAAACGAATCAATTTGGTAAAAAAGGTTGGACTCCCGATAGAATTGGTAACTTAAAAGGTAAAACTTTTGTTATTACTGGAACAACAAGTGGTACTGGTTTTGAAGCTTCTAAAATATTATTATCCAAAGGTGGGAAAGTAGTAATGCTGAATCGCAATGCTAAAAAATCTATCCATACAATTTCCGCTTTAAAACGGGAGTTAGGAGACACCATAGATGTAACTGCCATTCAAATGGATTTATCGGAACAAGCATCTGTAAAACAAGCAGCAGAAATTGTAAATAAATCTATTTCCAGAATAGATGCCTTAATTTGTAATGCCGCAATAGCTCAGGTTCCTGAAAGAAAACTTACAAATGATGGTTGGGAAAGTCAAATGGGGGTAAATTATTATGGGCATTTCACTTTGCAAGCCTTATTGTTTCCGTTGATTGAAAAATCAAAAGGTCGAATTGTTACTGTGGGTAGTATGGGTTACAATATGGGAATTAAAACCATTAAGTTTAATGATTTAGATTGGGATAACGATTATACTCCAAACAACGCCTACAGTCAAAGTAAACTAGCTCAAATAATGTCTATTTATGAATTACAAAATCGATTAGAAAAAGCTGGTAATACAAATGTAAAAGCATATGCTTGTCACCCTGGAGCTTCTAGAACTTCTTTAATAAAAACTAGTGGAAGTTTATTCATGAGATTCATGTTCTTTGTAATGAAACCATTAACGCAATCCGCAGAAAGAGGAGCTTATCCTCAATTAATGTGTGCAATCGAAGAAAATTTAAATCAAAAAGAATTTTACGGTCCAACTGGAAGAAGTAATTGGGTTGGTCCTGTTGGTCCACATAAAATCGAACCACATGCAAAAGATGAAGTTGTATCAAAAAAACTTTGGGATTTATCTGAAATAGAAACTGGAGTAAAATGGAATTTTTAA
- a CDS encoding DoxX family protein — protein MKPLIILLFSFTISIVAIKVFKKEYNIALSARIAMAIMLTFTAIGHFMFTKGMAMMIPKFLPFKESIVYFTGIFEILLAIGLLIPRFTYVSGWALLIFLVLMLPANIYGAIHNVNFQKGTFDGNGLSYLWFRVPLQVVFIIWTYFSSIRF, from the coding sequence ATGAAACCACTAATTATTTTATTATTCAGTTTTACAATTTCCATTGTAGCCATTAAAGTATTCAAAAAAGAATATAATATTGCGTTATCTGCAAGAATTGCGATGGCAATAATGCTTACATTCACAGCTATCGGACATTTTATGTTCACCAAAGGAATGGCTATGATGATTCCTAAATTTCTTCCGTTTAAAGAAAGTATTGTTTATTTCACGGGAATATTTGAAATCTTACTAGCAATTGGACTTTTAATTCCACGATTTACATATGTATCAGGTTGGGCATTGCTCATTTTTCTTGTATTAATGTTGCCTGCGAATATTTATGGAGCCATACATAATGTCAACTTTCAAAAAGGAACTTTTGATGGTAATGGACTTTCCTACCTATGGTTTAGAGTTCCATTACAAGTTGTATTCATTATTTGGACGTACTTCTCTTCCATCCGTTTCTAA
- a CDS encoding Crp/Fnr family transcriptional regulator, protein MKELFTYINNISPISENTFQELAQLFKPIQLKKNEFFVRDGEYAQHIGFLKKGIVRAFFLNQEGKEYTKQFFMDSSIIGAYTSLLTKKPNKIAQQALTDCEILIANFNEIEERYSKFHDLERLGRKIAEYYFLEKEQKELEMALLDADKRYLILREKFPTIETIIPQYHIASYLGISPTQLSRIRRKLSSS, encoded by the coding sequence ATGAAGGAACTTTTTACTTACATAAATAACATCTCTCCGATTTCAGAAAATACTTTTCAAGAACTCGCACAACTTTTCAAACCCATTCAATTGAAAAAAAATGAGTTTTTTGTTAGAGATGGTGAATACGCCCAACATATAGGATTTTTAAAAAAAGGAATTGTGAGAGCTTTTTTCTTGAATCAAGAAGGAAAAGAATATACCAAACAATTCTTCATGGATTCTTCAATCATTGGAGCCTACACTTCTTTACTCACTAAAAAACCAAATAAAATTGCGCAACAAGCTTTAACAGACTGTGAAATTCTTATTGCTAATTTCAATGAAATAGAAGAACGCTACAGTAAGTTTCATGATTTAGAACGCTTAGGCAGAAAAATTGCCGAATATTATTTTTTAGAAAAAGAACAAAAAGAACTTGAAATGGCATTGTTAGATGCTGATAAAAGATATTTAATCTTAAGAGAGAAATTCCCAACTATAGAAACTATTATTCCTCAATATCATATTGCTTCATATTTAGGTATATCTCCTACACAATTAAGCAGAATTAGAAGAAAATTAAGTTCTTCATAA
- a CDS encoding Crp/Fnr family transcriptional regulator, protein MEEIRKFIEHITPLSTCDWEFFSSKLQRIELKKNTPLLKFGEIERHMYFISKGIVRYYIPLEETDLTFGFLFENEFVTGYDSFLTQTPSEYQIETLTNSVFWKISLQDLETVYQKTNSGNIIGRKMAEKMFLIKSKRELALLSKTAEERYLDLFKDRPKLIKEIPLKYIASYIGVTPQALSRIRKRIT, encoded by the coding sequence ATGGAAGAAATCAGAAAGTTTATAGAACACATTACTCCATTGAGCACTTGTGATTGGGAGTTTTTCTCTTCTAAATTGCAAAGAATAGAGCTTAAAAAAAATACTCCTTTATTAAAGTTCGGTGAAATTGAACGTCATATGTATTTTATCTCGAAAGGAATTGTGAGATATTATATTCCACTAGAAGAAACTGATTTAACTTTTGGTTTTTTATTCGAAAATGAATTTGTTACTGGGTATGATTCATTTTTAACTCAAACTCCTTCTGAATATCAAATTGAAACCTTAACCAATAGTGTCTTTTGGAAAATATCGCTTCAAGATTTAGAGACTGTATATCAAAAAACCAACAGTGGAAATATCATCGGACGAAAAATGGCCGAGAAGATGTTTTTAATTAAATCGAAAAGAGAACTTGCACTTTTAAGCAAAACTGCCGAAGAACGTTATCTTGATTTATTCAAAGATCGTCCAAAACTTATTAAAGAAATTCCATTAAAATATATCGCATCCTACATTGGTGTTACTCCACAAGCATTAAGCAGAATAAGAAAGCGAATTACTTAA